A genome region from Pseudomonadota bacterium includes the following:
- a CDS encoding tetratricopeptide repeat protein gives MSFFRKPSPPRAASETSPAAKALNERRDQEMRELGEICYESTRSGRPNATALNRKVREIEKLDAQLATARSGGDPGPVPPRPSSPRRPKTPPCSKCANALLASDRFCPQCGQPTPIQRSLKPCPNCNRGVEDAARFCTHCGSSMTAAGRLRVRHPLTGQEVSFDFRPTGAPVPPIESQEPAPVEPPQQPFETETGPAESDPTGEPWTRSLERFARPSDDEGQSFLGRGKELLAQGLAREAAVEFEAAILQNSRDASACYHLGIARFQSGDTDSAIEAFERCVRLDRANADAFNDLGLCMAKKRQWRESLEHYQTALRLRPNHADAHYNLAHLMLEQGEYADAIHHFEQYLQCAPRAPDFKRVTELVSRLRSALRTGRKYDIVTPP, from the coding sequence ATGTCGTTCTTTCGCAAACCCAGCCCTCCCCGAGCCGCTTCGGAGACATCCCCGGCCGCAAAGGCCCTGAATGAGCGCAGGGATCAAGAGATGCGCGAGCTGGGTGAGATCTGCTATGAATCAACTCGAAGCGGGCGTCCGAACGCCACCGCGCTGAACCGCAAGGTGCGCGAGATCGAGAAGCTCGACGCCCAGCTCGCGACTGCACGAAGCGGGGGCGACCCTGGGCCGGTACCGCCCAGACCCTCGTCACCACGGCGCCCCAAGACCCCGCCGTGCTCGAAGTGCGCAAACGCCCTCCTCGCGAGTGACCGCTTCTGCCCGCAGTGCGGCCAGCCCACCCCCATACAGCGCTCCCTCAAGCCTTGCCCGAACTGCAACAGAGGCGTGGAGGACGCCGCCCGCTTCTGCACCCACTGCGGTTCGAGCATGACAGCCGCAGGTCGACTGCGCGTTCGACATCCCCTCACGGGCCAGGAGGTCAGCTTCGACTTCCGCCCCACCGGAGCGCCCGTGCCTCCGATCGAGTCCCAGGAACCTGCTCCCGTCGAGCCTCCCCAGCAGCCCTTCGAGACCGAGACCGGCCCCGCGGAGAGCGACCCGACGGGAGAGCCGTGGACGCGAAGCCTCGAACGTTTTGCCCGTCCGTCCGACGACGAGGGACAGTCCTTCCTCGGCCGGGGCAAGGAGCTGCTGGCGCAGGGGCTTGCCAGAGAGGCCGCGGTGGAGTTCGAGGCGGCCATCCTGCAGAACTCCCGCGATGCATCGGCCTGCTACCATCTCGGAATCGCCCGGTTCCAGTCCGGTGACACCGACAGCGCCATCGAGGCGTTCGAGCGCTGTGTGAGGCTCGATCGGGCCAATGCCGACGCCTTCAACGACCTCGGCCTGTGCATGGCCAAGAAGCGGCAGTGGCGAGAGAGCCTGGAGCACTACCAGACGGCGCTGCGCCTTCGGCCCAACCACGCCGATGCCCACTACAACCTGGCGCACCTCATGCTCGAGCAGGGAGAGTATGCTGACGCGATCCACCATTTCGAGCAGTATCTGCAGTGCGCTCCACGAGCACCGGACTTCAAGCGGGTCACCGAGCTCGTGAGCCGGCTGCGCAGCGCGCTGAGAACCGGCCGCAAATATGACATCGTGACTCCGCCGTGA